A window from Leptospira meyeri encodes these proteins:
- the tuf gene encoding elongation factor Tu: MAKEKFDRSKPHLNIGTIGHVDHGKTTLTAAITTTLAKLVGGKNKAIAYDQIDNAPEEKARGITIATSHQEYETPNRHYAHVDCPGHADYVKNMITGAAQMDAAILVVSATDGAMPQTKEHILLARQVGVPYIVVYLNKADMLAADERDDMVEMVKEEIKDLLNKYNFPGDKTPFISGSALKALEGEDSDLGMKSILKLMEAVDTYVPNPTRIVDKPFLMPVEDVFSITGRGTVATGRVEQGVLKINDEIEIVGIRDTSKSVVTGIEMFRKLLDQAEAGDNIGALLRGTKKEDIERGQVLAKPGTITPHRKFKAEVYVLTKDEGGRHTPFFNNYRPQFYFRTTDITGVCNLPGGMEMVMPGDNVTMSIELIHPIAMDQGLKFAIREGGRTIGSGVVAEIVE, from the coding sequence ATGGCTAAAGAAAAATTTGACCGTTCAAAACCACACTTAAACATCGGAACAATTGGTCACGTTGACCACGGTAAGACAACCCTAACAGCAGCAATCACAACAACGCTTGCGAAGTTAGTTGGTGGAAAAAACAAAGCGATTGCTTACGACCAAATCGACAACGCGCCCGAAGAAAAGGCTCGTGGGATTACTATTGCAACGTCTCACCAGGAGTATGAAACTCCAAACCGTCACTACGCGCACGTAGATTGCCCGGGACACGCGGACTATGTTAAAAACATGATTACTGGTGCTGCTCAGATGGACGCTGCGATTCTCGTAGTATCTGCAACTGACGGTGCTATGCCACAAACAAAAGAACACATCCTTCTTGCTCGCCAAGTAGGGGTTCCTTACATCGTGGTTTACCTAAACAAAGCGGACATGCTTGCTGCTGATGAAAGAGACGATATGGTTGAGATGGTGAAAGAGGAAATCAAAGACCTTCTTAACAAATACAACTTTCCTGGTGACAAAACACCTTTCATCTCTGGTTCTGCATTAAAAGCTCTTGAAGGTGAAGATTCCGACCTAGGAATGAAATCTATTTTGAAACTTATGGAAGCTGTTGATACTTACGTTCCAAACCCTACACGTATTGTTGATAAACCTTTCCTTATGCCAGTTGAGGACGTATTCTCAATCACTGGTCGTGGAACTGTTGCAACTGGTCGTGTGGAGCAAGGTGTTCTTAAGATCAACGACGAGATCGAAATTGTTGGTATCCGTGATACATCTAAATCAGTTGTTACTGGTATTGAGATGTTCCGTAAACTACTCGATCAAGCAGAAGCAGGAGACAACATTGGTGCTCTTCTTCGCGGAACTAAAAAAGAAGACATCGAAAGAGGTCAAGTTCTTGCGAAACCGGGTACAATCACTCCACACAGAAAATTTAAAGCGGAAGTTTACGTTCTTACTAAAGACGAAGGTGGACGTCATACTCCATTCTTTAACAACTACCGTCCTCAGTTCTACTTCAGAACTACAGACATCACTGGTGTTTGTAACCTTCCTGGTGGAATGGAGATGGTTATGCCGGGAGATAACGTTACGATGTCAATCGAGCTTATCCACCCAATTGCTATGGACCAAGGTTTGAAATTTGCTATCCGTGAGGGTGGACGAACTATCGGTTCTGGTGTTGTTGCGGAGATCGTTGAGTAA
- the rpsJ gene encoding 30S ribosomal protein S10 translates to MAGQRIRVKLKAFDHRLIDQSTFEIVATAKRTGATVSGPIPLPTKKEIYTVLRSPHVNKKAREQFEMRTHKRLIDILNTNEDTVEALMKLQLPAGVSVDIKS, encoded by the coding sequence ATGGCTGGACAAAGAATTCGCGTTAAGTTAAAAGCTTTCGATCATCGGTTGATTGACCAATCAACCTTTGAAATCGTTGCGACTGCGAAGAGGACCGGAGCTACTGTCTCCGGTCCAATCCCACTCCCAACGAAAAAAGAAATCTACACGGTATTACGTTCTCCGCACGTGAATAAAAAAGCTAGAGAACAATTTGAAATGAGAACTCACAAGAGACTCATCGATATTTTAAATACGAATGAAGATACGGTAGAAGCCCTGATGAAGCTTCAACTCCCTGCTGGAGTTTCCGTAGATATTAAATCCTAA
- the rplC gene encoding 50S ribosomal protein L3, protein MAKGLIGEKLGMAHIFNNEGKMVTVTVLRVGPCFVSQVKTSANDGYEAVQLAFGDAKEKHITKAEAGHIKKANIATPKKTLIEFKGFEDVAVGAEVKLADVFALNDTVKVTGTSKGKGTQGVVKRHGFAGGPAGHGSRFQRHPGSIGSNTTPGRVFKGLKMGGRMGSEQSTVRNLKVVKIDADANLVFVSGPVPGREHGIVTIEKIG, encoded by the coding sequence ATGGCTAAAGGTTTAATCGGCGAAAAATTGGGCATGGCCCACATATTCAATAATGAAGGTAAGATGGTTACTGTAACTGTTTTACGCGTGGGTCCTTGTTTTGTGTCCCAGGTAAAAACTTCTGCAAACGACGGCTATGAAGCTGTTCAGTTAGCATTTGGTGATGCCAAGGAAAAACACATAACGAAGGCAGAAGCTGGACACATTAAAAAAGCAAACATTGCCACTCCGAAAAAAACTCTGATTGAATTCAAAGGTTTTGAAGACGTAGCAGTAGGTGCTGAGGTAAAACTCGCAGATGTATTTGCTTTGAATGACACGGTGAAGGTAACCGGAACTTCTAAGGGTAAGGGAACTCAAGGTGTCGTGAAGCGCCACGGTTTTGCTGGTGGTCCTGCTGGGCACGGTTCCAGATTCCAAAGACACCCTGGTTCGATTGGTTCCAACACAACTCCTGGACGTGTGTTCAAGGGTTTGAAAATGGGTGGAAGAATGGGTTCTGAACAGAGCACTGTTCGAAACCTGAAAGTAGTAAAAATTGATGCAGACGCCAACTTGGTATTTGTATCCGGTCCGGTTCCAGGAAGGGAACATGGTATCGTTACGATAGAAAAAATCGGATAG
- the rplD gene encoding 50S ribosomal protein L4 — MKARKYNKEGVFVSEVELPAELFATGISLGAIYDAVKAENANNRQGTHSTKDRSEVRGGGIKPWAQKGTGRARQGSIRAPHFVGGGIIHGPKPRDYSSNLSRSVKKKAVLSILNKKAEENRIVIIEDVEPSSYSTKSIYNILKNMDIAEKGNVGFVVAGENQFLKKSTRNIENLKYVNSKRVVCRDILYNNNLVISESALKELQAQYSKKG, encoded by the coding sequence ATGAAAGCGCGTAAATACAATAAAGAAGGCGTATTCGTAAGCGAAGTTGAACTTCCGGCAGAATTATTTGCTACCGGCATTTCGCTTGGAGCCATCTATGATGCGGTTAAAGCTGAAAATGCGAACAATAGACAAGGAACACATTCTACTAAGGATCGTTCCGAAGTTCGCGGTGGGGGAATCAAACCTTGGGCTCAAAAAGGAACTGGTCGTGCAAGACAAGGATCCATCAGGGCACCTCATTTCGTTGGTGGTGGTATCATTCATGGACCAAAACCAAGAGATTATTCCTCTAACTTGTCACGCAGCGTAAAGAAAAAGGCTGTTCTCTCCATCCTTAACAAAAAGGCAGAAGAAAACAGAATCGTGATCATAGAAGACGTAGAACCTTCTTCTTACTCCACAAAGTCCATCTACAACATTTTGAAGAACATGGACATTGCAGAGAAGGGTAACGTGGGTTTTGTGGTAGCTGGTGAAAACCAATTCCTCAAAAAATCCACTCGCAATATAGAGAACCTCAAATATGTGAACAGCAAACGAGTCGTTTGCCGAGACATCCTCTATAATAACAATTTAGTAATCTCTGAAAGCGCTTTAAAAGAGCTTCAGGCTCAGTATTCTAAGAAAGGATAA
- a CDS encoding 50S ribosomal protein L23 has translation MNLENVILSPVVTEKSQDLQSIGERMGKRTVKYTFKVHPDANKTLIKQALKQMYNVVPTAVNVAVYRGKMKRFRNMPSPRPHYKKAVVTFADGANLDFAKV, from the coding sequence GTGAACCTAGAGAATGTAATCTTATCACCAGTTGTTACCGAAAAGTCGCAAGACCTTCAATCAATTGGAGAACGTATGGGAAAAAGAACTGTCAAGTATACGTTCAAAGTCCACCCGGATGCGAACAAAACTTTGATCAAACAAGCCCTGAAACAAATGTATAACGTAGTTCCGACAGCTGTAAACGTAGCCGTTTATCGCGGGAAAATGAAACGTTTTAGAAACATGCCGTCCCCAAGACCTCACTACAAAAAAGCTGTCGTGACGTTTGCTGACGGAGCAAATTTGGATTTTGCTAAGGTTTAA
- the rplB gene encoding 50S ribosomal protein L2, which yields MGIRKLKPTTQSSRYYSVLDFKEITEVVPYKPLTANISYKAGRDNKGRIAVRRKGGRNKRKFRIIDFKRNKFGIPATVKTIEYDPNRSAFIALVCYADGEYRYILAPNGLKVGDKIESGANAEIKLGNTLPLDKIPAGTNVHNIELHIGKGGQIARTAGSFAVISAKDGDYVSLKLPSSEIRKVRKECLATVGELSNKDHNLVIIGKAGRNRWLGKRPKVRGVVMNPVDHPLGGGEGRTSGGRHPVTPWGKPTKGFKTRKTRPSDRFIVQRRKKNRNR from the coding sequence ATGGGAATTAGAAAACTTAAACCCACAACGCAGTCTAGCCGTTACTACTCGGTTCTAGATTTCAAAGAAATCACTGAAGTGGTTCCTTACAAACCGCTCACTGCCAACATTTCTTATAAAGCTGGTCGTGACAACAAGGGACGTATTGCTGTTAGACGGAAAGGTGGACGTAACAAAAGAAAGTTCCGGATCATCGATTTCAAACGTAATAAATTTGGAATCCCTGCAACTGTAAAAACAATCGAGTATGATCCAAACCGTTCTGCTTTTATTGCTCTGGTCTGCTATGCGGACGGAGAATACCGATACATTTTAGCTCCTAACGGACTTAAAGTAGGTGATAAAATTGAGTCTGGTGCCAATGCAGAAATCAAGCTAGGGAACACACTTCCTTTAGATAAAATACCTGCTGGAACTAACGTTCACAACATTGAACTCCATATCGGAAAAGGCGGTCAAATCGCTCGCACAGCAGGATCTTTTGCTGTGATCTCCGCTAAAGATGGTGACTATGTATCTCTCAAACTTCCTTCTTCGGAAATCCGTAAGGTTCGTAAAGAGTGCTTAGCAACGGTCGGAGAACTTTCCAACAAAGACCACAACTTAGTGATCATTGGTAAAGCGGGACGTAACCGTTGGTTAGGAAAAAGACCGAAAGTAAGAGGGGTCGTTATGAACCCTGTGGACCACCCACTCGGTGGTGGTGAAGGTAGAACTTCCGGAGGACGTCACCCAGTGACTCCTTGGGGTAAACCTACGAAAGGATTTAAAACACGTAAGACTAGACCGTCTGACCGTTTTATTGTCCAAAGACGTAAGAAAAACAGGAATAGGTAG
- the rpsS gene encoding 30S ribosomal protein S19 has product MARSLKKGPFIDDHLMKKITNLNSEGKKTPFKSWSRRSTIYPDMIGHTVMIHNGKAFVPVYVNENMIGHKLGEFAPTRTFKGHGGDKKVAKK; this is encoded by the coding sequence ATGGCTAGAAGCTTAAAAAAAGGTCCGTTCATTGACGACCACCTCATGAAAAAAATTACCAACTTAAACTCTGAAGGGAAAAAAACTCCCTTCAAGTCTTGGTCCAGAAGAAGTACCATTTATCCAGACATGATCGGTCACACCGTAATGATTCATAATGGCAAAGCGTTTGTTCCGGTATATGTTAACGAAAACATGATCGGCCATAAACTCGGTGAATTTGCTCCCACTAGAACCTTCAAAGGTCATGGTGGGGACAAAAAAGTAGCGAAGAAATAG
- the rplV gene encoding 50S ribosomal protein L22, with amino-acid sequence MEAKAVGKHLRISARKARLVADEVRGYDYKEAIDILRFTNKAASSMIINLLNSAVANAVQMNESLDPSSLYVKKIYVDDGPIMKRFRPRARGRASRIRKRLSHITVVVSEIEKKVS; translated from the coding sequence ATGGAAGCAAAAGCAGTAGGAAAACACCTCAGAATTTCTGCCAGAAAAGCTCGCCTGGTTGCTGATGAAGTTCGTGGATACGATTATAAGGAAGCCATTGATATCTTGCGTTTTACAAACAAAGCAGCAAGTTCAATGATCATCAACCTTTTGAACTCAGCAGTGGCGAACGCAGTCCAAATGAACGAAAGTTTGGACCCAAGTTCACTTTACGTTAAAAAAATCTATGTGGATGACGGTCCTATCATGAAACGTTTCCGTCCAAGAGCACGAGGACGTGCTTCTAGGATCCGTAAACGCCTAAGCCACATCACTGTTGTCGTATCTGAAATCGAAAAGAAGGTTAGCTAA